Within the Candidatus Binatia bacterium genome, the region AAAGACGGTGCTGCAGTGGACGATCCTGTGCTATTCCTTGGGCGCGTTCCTCTCCGGCCTCGCCATCAACCTGCCGACGTTGTTGCTGGCGCGCATCATCACCGCCGTCGGGGTCGGCGGCGAGTGGGCGACCGGGCAGACCGTCATCAGCGAGACCTTCCCGGCCAAGCAGCGCGGCCATTACGGTGCGCTCATGCAGACCGGGGCGCCGCTCGGCGTCGGACTGGCGGCAATCATGGGCAGCTTCTTCGCTCCGGTATTCGGCTGGCGTCTGACCTTCATGGTGTCGGCGCTGCCGGCGCTGCTGGTAACCCTGGTCCGGCGATACATGCCAGAGTCGGACATCTGGGAGGCGCAACAAGAAAGGCAGTTGCAGGCCGCTGCATCGGGCGAGAGCGGCTTCCGTGTTCTACTACGGCCACCGTGGCGCCGCCGCGCCGGCTTCTGCCTGCTCCTGACGGCGCTGAACATGTCGGCCTACTGGTTCACCTACTCGTGGCTACCGACGTATCTGAACACGGAGCGTCACCTGAGCATCGTCGATTCGGGTCTGTGGATATTGACCATCGTCGCTGGCGAGCTGATCGGTTACGGCTGCTTCGGCTGGCTTGCCGATCGGCTCGGGCGCAAGCCGGTGTTCACCGCCTTTACCATCATCATGGCAGCGGGCTTGCTGATGATCACCCAGTTCTGGTCGGCGATCGCCGGTCAGCCGGGCCTCATTCTGGTGTTCATGATGCTGGTGGGCGTCGGCACCGGGTCGTGGTCTACCTTCGGTCCGCTCTTCTCCGAGCTCTTTCCGACCGCGATCCGAAACACCGCGGTAGGCACCATTTTCAACCTGGCCCGGGGCGTACAATTCTTCACGCCGCTGATCATCACCGCCGTGGCGCGCCGCGCCGATCTGTCCGCCGGCATCTCCCTTGCCGCCGCCTTCTCGGTGGCCGCGGGAATCGTCGTGTGGACCCTGCCGGAGACGCGCGGGCAGGAGATTACCGATTGAAACCGGTACCCTTCCGTGTCACACCGCCGCCCGTCCCGATTGACACGGCTGGGTGTGCGCTATGCAACTCGTGATCTTCGACCTCGACGGCACATTGACCCGCACCACGCGGGTTGACGAGGTTTGCTACATGCGCGCCCTGCGTGACGAGTTCGGCGTCACCAGCATAGACAACGACTGGTTGCAGTACACGCAAGCCACCGATTCCGGCATCGCCGTCGAGATTTTCCAGAACCACTTTGGACGTTCCCCGTCCGACGAGGAGATCGAACGCGTCAAGCACCGCTTCGTCGCCCTTCTCGCCCAGGCCATCGAGGAGCGGCCAGAATCCTGCACCCAGGTCGAGGGCGCCGCCGCAGCCCTGGAGCGCCTCACAGCGCACCCGCACTGGGCGGCGGCACTCGCCACCGGCAGCTGGCAAGCCTCCGCCCTGCTGAAATTGAGTGCCGCCAAGCTGGAGGCCGCCCACCTTCCAGCGGCATTCGCGGATGACAGCATGTCGCGTGATGGCATCGTTACGCTTGCCCTGCAGCGCGCACGACTGCGTTACGGTCAAGAGACTTTCAGCCGGGTCGTCTGTGTCGGCGATGCGCCTTGGGACGTACGGACCGCGCGGCGGCTCAAGTTTCCCTTGCTTGGCGTGGGGGCCGGGCGCCGGGCGGAGCTGC harbors:
- a CDS encoding MFS transporter → MSPLPASTAANKPRLNQAARPGRQHYVILVLSWAGWLFDFYDLILYSFLLVAIGRDLNFSREQSSLVLGVSLGFTALGGVIFGRLADRVGRKTVLQWTILCYSLGAFLSGLAINLPTLLLARIITAVGVGGEWATGQTVISETFPAKQRGHYGALMQTGAPLGVGLAAIMGSFFAPVFGWRLTFMVSALPALLVTLVRRYMPESDIWEAQQERQLQAAASGESGFRVLLRPPWRRRAGFCLLLTALNMSAYWFTYSWLPTYLNTERHLSIVDSGLWILTIVAGELIGYGCFGWLADRLGRKPVFTAFTIIMAAGLLMITQFWSAIAGQPGLILVFMMLVGVGTGSWSTFGPLFSELFPTAIRNTAVGTIFNLARGVQFFTPLIITAVARRADLSAGISLAAAFSVAAGIVVWTLPETRGQEITD
- a CDS encoding HAD family hydrolase — encoded protein: MQLVIFDLDGTLTRTTRVDEVCYMRALRDEFGVTSIDNDWLQYTQATDSGIAVEIFQNHFGRSPSDEEIERVKHRFVALLAQAIEERPESCTQVEGAAAALERLTAHPHWAAALATGSWQASALLKLSAAKLEAAHLPAAFADDSMSRDGIVTLALQRARLRYGQETFSRVVCVGDAPWDVRTARRLKFPLLGVGAGRRAELLRHEGAGEVLPDFSDFDAFLRTLEKVDVPR